The following are encoded together in the Chrysiogenia bacterium genome:
- a CDS encoding nucleotidyltransferase family protein, producing MESPPHEILARLWLCSLLAMEGGACRAAALPHDSPEFWDAAQRIAVGHGLAPLLARHASRGLWPKENQKELDRARSYTLAANLVQLDAGNELLGSLENAGIPVAPIKGLALLRAGIYEPGERPMTDIDLLVRAADIERARDLVLESGWEVVDCSRAARLRHHHWVFLLPGQPAVGLDLHWTPATGERVMPDWDALGVTEGSDPSLSVQLFFLAANTARHGFTGKLLFLHDLARILHVRHDEIDWGFLEVLATQTRSRRAVTLALACAAEAFGPRVPARSGFEPSAYDRRILKSLWPLSSWESRWGGRALRLATADSPAGTLRTGGKGLLNLLRR from the coding sequence ATGGAGAGCCCTCCCCACGAGATTCTGGCCCGCCTGTGGCTGTGCAGCCTGCTGGCCATGGAAGGCGGCGCCTGCCGGGCAGCGGCGCTGCCCCATGACTCCCCGGAATTCTGGGATGCGGCGCAACGCATTGCCGTCGGTCACGGGCTCGCCCCCCTGCTGGCCCGCCACGCATCCCGGGGGCTGTGGCCCAAAGAGAATCAGAAGGAGCTCGACCGCGCGCGCAGCTACACACTGGCCGCGAACCTGGTGCAGCTCGACGCCGGAAATGAGCTGCTCGGCTCCCTTGAGAATGCCGGAATTCCGGTCGCGCCGATTAAGGGGCTGGCACTGCTGCGCGCCGGGATCTACGAGCCAGGCGAGCGTCCGATGACGGACATCGACCTGCTGGTGCGCGCGGCCGACATTGAACGCGCACGCGACCTGGTTCTGGAATCCGGCTGGGAGGTGGTCGATTGCTCGCGCGCCGCGCGGCTTCGTCACCACCACTGGGTCTTTCTGCTGCCAGGCCAGCCCGCCGTGGGACTCGACCTGCACTGGACCCCCGCCACCGGTGAGCGCGTGATGCCCGACTGGGACGCGCTGGGCGTTACCGAAGGAAGCGATCCATCCCTGAGCGTGCAGCTCTTCTTTCTCGCCGCCAACACCGCCCGCCACGGGTTCACGGGAAAACTGCTGTTCCTCCATGACCTGGCGCGCATTCTTCACGTGCGCCACGACGAAATCGATTGGGGATTTCTCGAAGTGCTTGCCACGCAGACCCGCTCCCGGCGCGCCGTGACCCTCGCACTGGCCTGCGCTGCCGAGGCCTTCGGACCGCGGGTACCGGCCCGCTCGGGATTCGAGCCCTCGGCCTACGACCGACGCATTCTAAAGAGCCTGTGGCCGCTCTCTAGTTGGGAATCGCGCTGGGGAGGCAGGGCGCTCCGGCTGGCAACAGCGGATTCGCCTGCCGGCACGCTGCGCACCGGGGGCAAGGGATTGCTGAATCTGCTGCGTCGCTAG
- a CDS encoding radical SAM protein, which translates to MASRFEQIRRRVAARSGFLTAALELTYRCNFECVHCYCVVGGPRQELSTREYISLLDDLKAAGCLTVTLTGGEAMLRPDFFEIAEHAARERFIVRLFSNGLLLDGERLERAMALNLMSIDISLYGVSESTYRAVTGHEGFERVASNIDALRTRGQRMLIKLPIMRENFHELDEMVAFCTSRDLPYNIDVWMTPKDDGSMKPLGHQISDEQLRDYFARYARGVEPKPRTLGRELCTLGRGTAIIGPYGDVFGCVQSKISVGNVRERNVAEIWRDAEFLEKERSLKFSDFVECNSCEFRESCFICPSVSFYENGRFNGPSKYACKSAQMRYEIGQFESRPVLHQIVVPGKTQLRAEPAASEENAA; encoded by the coding sequence GTGGCATCTCGCTTCGAGCAAATTCGCCGCCGCGTGGCGGCGCGTAGCGGTTTCCTCACCGCCGCACTGGAACTGACCTACCGGTGCAACTTCGAGTGCGTGCACTGTTACTGCGTCGTCGGCGGCCCCCGCCAGGAGCTCTCCACCCGCGAATACATTTCCCTGCTCGATGATCTCAAGGCCGCAGGCTGCCTCACAGTCACGCTCACCGGCGGCGAGGCCATGCTGCGCCCGGATTTCTTCGAGATCGCCGAGCACGCCGCCCGCGAACGCTTCATCGTGCGCCTTTTCTCCAACGGCCTGCTGCTCGATGGCGAGCGCCTGGAGCGCGCGATGGCGCTCAATCTGATGAGTATCGACATCTCTCTCTACGGCGTGAGCGAGAGCACCTACCGCGCCGTCACCGGGCATGAGGGATTTGAGCGCGTCGCCAGCAACATCGATGCGCTTCGCACGCGCGGCCAGCGCATGCTCATCAAGCTGCCGATCATGCGCGAGAATTTTCACGAGCTCGATGAGATGGTTGCCTTCTGCACTTCGCGGGATCTTCCCTACAACATCGACGTGTGGATGACGCCCAAGGACGACGGTTCGATGAAACCGCTGGGCCACCAGATTTCCGATGAACAGCTTCGCGACTACTTCGCCCGTTATGCGCGCGGGGTGGAACCCAAGCCCCGCACGCTCGGCAGGGAGCTGTGCACCCTGGGACGCGGTACCGCCATCATCGGCCCCTACGGCGATGTGTTCGGCTGTGTGCAGTCAAAGATTTCTGTGGGCAATGTGCGCGAGCGCAACGTGGCCGAGATCTGGCGCGACGCGGAGTTTCTGGAGAAGGAACGCTCCCTGAAATTCAGCGATTTTGTCGAGTGCAATTCCTGCGAATTCCGCGAGAGCTGCTTCATCTGTCCTTCAGTGAGTTTCTACGAGAACGGCCGCTTCAACGGCCCGTCGAAATATGCCTGCAAGAGCGCGCAGATGCGCTACGAGATCGGGCAGTTCGAGTCCCGCCCCGTGCTCCACCAGATCGTGGTGCCGGGCAAGACGCAGCTCCGCGCTGAGCCCGCCGCTTCCGAAGAAAACGCCGCCTAG
- a CDS encoding NAD(P)-dependent glycerol-3-phosphate dehydrogenase, which translates to MSRQAGEKKPRIAVLGAGNWGSTVAHMIGANGYPVSLWCRSEKQREEINTHHTNTRYLEDTRLSQNITATNDLEEAIVGAPLIFVVIPSKSFREVVRAMGEVLRPSQFVIHATKGIESRTHLRMSEVLLQETCALQFGVLSGPNIALEMCQGKPAGTVIASEFPRVIEAGRSALVSEQLRVYANTDVVGVELGGTLKNVVAIAAGMLSALDLGENAKALLITRGLSEIARIGVALGADPMTFAGLAGIGDLMVTCSSPLSRNHRVGAALAKGMKLDEAVEKLGMVAEGVNTAKVVHSIAERHRLDVPLLESVYRALHENLTPAEGIRELMQLSSRYDIDRALQGH; encoded by the coding sequence ATGAGCAGGCAGGCAGGTGAGAAAAAGCCCCGCATCGCCGTTCTGGGGGCCGGTAACTGGGGCAGCACCGTGGCGCACATGATCGGCGCCAACGGCTACCCGGTTTCGCTGTGGTGCCGCAGTGAGAAGCAGCGCGAAGAGATCAATACTCACCACACGAACACGCGCTATCTCGAAGACACACGCCTCTCGCAGAACATCACGGCGACCAACGATCTCGAAGAAGCGATCGTCGGGGCGCCGCTCATTTTCGTGGTGATCCCGTCGAAGTCTTTCCGCGAAGTCGTGCGCGCCATGGGCGAGGTTCTGCGCCCCAGCCAGTTCGTCATCCACGCCACCAAGGGAATCGAATCAAGGACGCACCTGCGCATGTCGGAGGTGCTGCTCCAGGAAACCTGCGCGCTGCAGTTCGGTGTGCTCTCGGGCCCGAACATCGCGCTGGAAATGTGCCAGGGAAAACCCGCCGGTACGGTCATTGCCTCGGAATTCCCCCGCGTGATCGAGGCCGGACGCAGCGCGTTGGTGAGCGAGCAGCTTCGCGTCTATGCCAACACCGATGTAGTTGGTGTGGAACTGGGCGGGACGCTCAAGAACGTCGTCGCGATTGCAGCCGGTATGCTCAGCGCACTGGATCTGGGTGAGAACGCCAAGGCCCTGCTGATCACGCGCGGGCTTTCGGAGATCGCGCGCATCGGCGTGGCGCTTGGGGCCGATCCGATGACCTTTGCCGGTCTGGCCGGCATCGGTGATCTGATGGTGACCTGTTCGAGCCCCCTCTCGCGCAACCACCGCGTGGGCGCGGCGCTGGCGAAGGGCATGAAGCTCGACGAGGCGGTCGAAAAGCTCGGCATGGTGGCCGAGGGCGTGAACACCGCGAAGGTCGTGCATTCGATCGCCGAGCGCCACCGGCTCGATGTGCCGCTGCTGGAATCGGTCTACCGCGCCCTGCACGAGAATCTCACGCCGGCCGAAGGCATTCGCGAGCTCATGCAGCTCTCCTCGCGCTACGACATCGATCGCGCCCTGCAGGGACACTGA